One region of Danio aesculapii chromosome 7, fDanAes4.1, whole genome shotgun sequence genomic DNA includes:
- the dpep1 gene encoding dipeptidase 1: MMEWVKILCLVLLVFSFSSVADELMERALKLMGETPLIDGHNDLPWQMRNLFNNQLNDVDLHRLNSTHTNIEKIKHGRLSAQFWAAYVPCDTQNKDAVRQTLEQIDVIHRMCDKYPDDFKFAASSQDIMDAFEQNKTASLIGVEGGHSIDSSLGTLRTMYQLGVRYLTLTHSCNTPWADNWLMDTESNPVSNIGLSEFGKQVIWEMNRIGMLIDLSHVSEKVMNQVLDISKAPVIFSHSSAYSICKHKRNVPDDVLVKVKLNRGIVMVNFYNDYVTCNEHATLSDVADHFDHIKKVADASIIGFGGDYDGVPRVPVGLEDVSKYPDLVVELLRRGWSDNEIKDALGGNLLRVFRDVEIVRDSQRNTKPDDKPIPLKEVQNPCRTDYGYSDKSSSTCAQSFYPLVLILALLNKLL; the protein is encoded by the exons ATGATGGAATGGGTCAAGATTTTATGTTTAGTGCTCTTGGTTTTCTCATTCAGCTCTGTAGCAGATGAATTGATGGAACGGGCACTGAAACTGATGGGTGAAACCCCACTTATAGATGG GCACAATGACTTGCCCTGGCAGATGAGAAACTTGTTTAATAATCAGCTCAATGATGTGGACTTGCACAGACTAAACTCCACACACACCAACATTGAAAAAATCAAACACGGGCGCCTCTCAGCAcag TTCTGGGCAGCCTATGTACCATGTGATACCCAGAACAAAGATGCAGTCAGACAGACCTTGGAGCAGATTGATGTAATTCACAGGATGTGTGACAAATACCCAGATGATTTCAAATTTGCTGCTAGCAGTCAAG ATATAATGGATGCATTTGAACAGAATAAGACAGCCAGTCTGATTGGCGTAGAAGGTGGGCATTCGATTGACAGCAGTCTGGGTACCCTGCGCACAATGTACCAACTGGGGGTCCGATATCTTACTCTCACACACAGCTGCAATACACCCTG GGCAGACAACTGGCTGATGGACACAGAATCCAATCCTGTGTCAAATATTGGTTTGTCTGAATTCGGCAAG CAAGTGATCTGGGAAATGAACCGCATTGGAATGCTTATTGACTTGTCTCATGTGTCAGAGAAAGTGATGAACCAGGTGCTGGACATCTCCAAAGCCCCTGTCATCTTCAGCCACTCTTCTGCCTACAGCATCTGTAAACACAAGAGAAATGTTCCTGATGATGTACTCGTAAAAGTG AAATTAAACAGGGGGATTGTCATGGTTAATTTTTATAATGACTATGTAACCTGCAATGAACATGCTACCCTCTCAGATGTGGCCG ATCACTTCGACCATATCAAGAAAGTGGCTGATGCCAGTATCATTGGATTTGGAGGAGATTATGATGGTGTGCCAAG GGTGCCGGTTGGTCTAGAAGATGTGTCAAAGTACCCAGACCTGGTGGTTGAACTTCTCAGGCGTGGTTGGTCAGATAATGAGATCAAAGATGCTTTGGGAGGAAATCTGCTGAGAGTGTTCAGAGATGTTGAGATT gtAAGAGACAGCCAGAGAAATACCAAACCAGATGATAAGCCCATTCCTCTTAAAGAAGTCCAGAACCCCTGCAGGACAGACTATGGTTATTCTGATAAATCCAGCTCAACTTGCGCACAATCTTTCTATCCACTTGTCCTGATTCTAGCACTGCTAAACAAGTTGTTGTAA